The nucleotide window TGGCGCGCACCACCGCCTGCCTGGAGGGCGCCCTGCGCTCCCGCTCCGCCCGCGGGCTGTGGGGCGAGGTGGAGCTGGCCCGCATCCTGGAGGCCTCGGGGATGATGCGGCACGTGGACTTCTCCGAGCAGCGCTCGGTGGGGGCACTGGCCCACCGGCGCGGCGCCCCGCGCACCCCCGATTCGCCGCGCCGCACCGAGAGCGCCGAGCGCTCACGGCCCGACGTCGTCGTCCACCTCCCGGGAGAGGGCCACCTGGCGCTGGACGCCAAGGCGCCCATGGACGCCTACCTGGAGGCCATGGCCGTCGACGGCGCCGGCGACGCCGACCAGGAGCGCCGCACCCGCCTGCTCACCGCCCACGCCAAGGCCCTGCGCTCCCATGTCGACCAGCTCGCCGCCCGCCGCTACGACCGCGCCCTGGGGGACTCCCCCGAGCTCGTCGTCCTGTTCGTGCCCGCCGAGCCCGTCCTGGCCGCCGCCCTGGAGGCCGATCCCACGCTCATGGAGCACGCCCTGGGCCGGGGCGTGGCCCTGACCTCACCGGCCTCCCTGCTCACCCTGCTGCGCACCTGCGCCACCGCCTGGGCCCGCACCGCCGTCAACGACGACGCCCGCGAGCTCCTGGAGCTCGGTCGCACCCTCTACGAGCGACTGGGAACCGTCGCCGGCCACCTCGACACCCTGGGCTCGGCCCTGCGCCGCAGCGTCACCGCCTACAACCGGGCCGTGGGCTCCATGGAGACCCGCCTCCTGGTCACCGCCCGCTCCCTGGAGGCACTCAGCTCCGAGCTCCAGTCCCCCTCCCCCATCGACGCCGACGCCGCCCAGGTCCGCGCCTTCTCCACCCCCGAGCTCTCGGCCGCCGAGCTCTCGGCCGCCGAACCCCCCGACCCCGGGCTCCCCAGGCGCCCCGAGCCCGCGCCCTCCGCCCCCGACGCCGCCCAGGCGACCAGCACCGCCCACCCACCTCCCCCACAGTGACGGACGCCACTGTTCTGGTGCGTGAGGAAAGGCCGGCTCATGGCGTCCTCCTCATGTCCCGGTCAGTGCGGCGCACCTGCGGCGGGCCCGCCCGCCATCGCAGTGCACCGGCCGATCCGGCCGTATCTCGGCGCCCTCCGCAGTCGCGGAGCGCCCCTGACCATCAAGCACCTCAAGGAGAGCCATGAGCAACGAGTCCATCCCCCAGACCGGCCAGCAGCGCGAGATCGCCAAGGCGCGCGAGGACAAGGAGCAGCAGGAGGCCACCCCTCGCGGCCCCCTCCAGACCTCCCACGGCGTGACCACCATCGACGAGACGGTCGTGGCCAAGATCGCCGGCATGGCCGCACGCGAGGTCCCCGGCGTCTACGACATGGGCAACGCCGCACGCCGCGTCTTCAACGCCGTCACCGACCGCATCCCCAACGCCCAGACCAACGTGGCCGGCGGCATCAGCATCGAGAAGGGCGAGACCCAGACTGCCGTCGACGTCACCGTCGTCGTGGAGTACGGGGTCTCCATCGTCGAGGTCGGCAACGCCATCCGCCGCAACATCATCCAGCAGGTCGAGAGCACCACCGGCCTGGAGGTCATCGAGGTCAACGTCAACGTCACCGACGTGCACCTGCCCGACGAGGACGCCGACACCACCAGCACCGACCTGAAGTAGCCCACCCCGCACGCCGACCGAGGAGTCCGCATGAAGACGACACACCTGGCCCTCGCCGTGGGCCTCTTCCTAGGCACTGTCCTCGCCTTCGGATCCTTCGCCGACTTCATCCTGGTGGGCCTGTGCGGCCTGGTGGGGGCGGCGGTCGGCCTGGGCCTGGAGGACCGGCTCGACCTGCGCGGCCTGCTCGAGCGCTGGATGCAGCGATGATGAGCGGCGCGCAGGTCACCGGCGGGCCCCACCCCGGCCTCCCCCAGCAGGCCGGCCCGCCGATCGAGCAGCGGGGGACCACCACCGTCCCCGCCCGCGTCGTCGCCCGCATCGCCGAGCAGGCCGCCCTGGAGGCGCCCCACGTGGGCTCCTCCGCCGGCGGACTGCTGGGCGTGGGCGCACGCCGCGACTTCCACACCCGTCCCGACGCGGACTGCGACATCTACGGGCAGGTCGCCATCCTGCGCCTGGACGTCGGCCTGACCTTCCCCACCGCCATGGCCTCGGCGGCCCAGCGGCTGCGGGACCACGTGCGCTCCCGGGTCGAGGACCTCACCGGCCTGGAGGTCGGCCGCATCGACGTCGAGATCTCCTGGCTCGACCCCAGCAGTACCGCGAGAGGAGCCCTGAGATGAGCAACGACCCGCGACGCCTGACCCGGCGCCCCTCACGCAGCCTGGCGGCGGCCATCCTGGCCGTGGGCCTCATCGCCCTGGGCGCCCTGGGCGCCTGGCTCGCCATCACCCTCCTGGTGACCGGCAACTGGCCCTCCCGGGCCGCCTCCACCATGAGGACGACCGGGTCCACCGCCATGGGCTCGCCCAGCGTGCTGATGGCAGCCTGCATCCTGGCCGGCCTCGGCCTCATCATGCTGATGGCGGCACTGTGGCCCGGGCGCCCCGCCCACCTGGCCATCCTGCCCGACGACATCCCCGGGCAGACAGTCCTGTCCCGCCGCGACCTGGCCACCCTCATCCAGCGCCGGGTCGAGCAGGTCGACGGCGTCGACACCGTCCGCGTCAAGGCCTCCCGCACCCGGGCCGACATCCGCGTACGCACCCTCATGGATGACGGCCAGCTGCAGCCGGCGGTGATGCGGGCCGCGCAGGACGCCCTGGAGCAGCTGCGCCCCGAGCAGACCATGCGGTGCCGAGTGCGCGTGCGGCGCGCCAACTGAAGGAGGACCACCAACCATGCGCTCAGTGTCTGGAGCACGCAACCGAATCGCACTGGCCCTCACCGGGCTGGTGGCCCTCCTGGCCGCCGCCTGGCTCACCGCCGCCCACCTCGACCTGGTCGCCTCCTGGCCCCAGGGCCGGGCGGCCCTGGCGCCCGCCGGCGCCCGATGGAGGGAGCTGGCCGCAGGCGGCGATCCTTGGATCGTGCCGGCAGCCGCCGGGGCCTCGGTCCTGGTGGTGCTGGCCGGGGTCCTCCTCCTGCTGGCCCAGATCCCCCGCCGGGCCCGCACCAGCCCCCTGCGCCTGACCGGCCACGACGGCACCCTCCTGGCCACACTCGACCCCCAGGTCATGGGCCGGGCGCTGTCCGAGCGGGCCGAGGAGATCCCCGGCGTCACCTCCTGCAGCGTGTGGGTGGCCGGCTCCTCGCGCAGCACCTGGCTCCAGGCGACCGCCCGCATCGCCCAGGACGCCGAGGTCGCCTGGACGGTCAGTGACCTGCGCCGTCGGCTGGCCGACGACGCCGCCACCGCCCTTGGCCAGGCGCCGCACCAGGTCGACGTGCTCATCCGGCCCCACCGCACCGCCGTCTCGCGCAGCATCACCGGAGCCCGGGGCACCCGCCAGGGCGGCGCCACCCAGGTGCGGCCCACCAGGGACGTGGTCACATGAGCCGGCCCCCCGAGACGGCCGGGTCGGCCGGAGCCCCCGGGCCTCCGGCTCCTACCGGCCCCCGGCCCGCCGACTCCCCCGTGAGCCGGGGTATCGAGCGCCACCTGGTGCTGCGGGCCCAGGACGGCGACACCACCGCCTTCGAGCAGCTCATCAGCCGCTACCAGGGGCGCCTCTTCCGCACCGCCTACATGATCCTGGGCAACCGGCAGGACTCCGAGGACGCCGTCCAGGAGGCCCTCATCCTGGCCTGGAAGCGCCTCCACCTGCTGCGCGAGCCCGAGGCCTTCCACGGCTGGCTGCTGCGGATCTGCACCAATGAGGCCACCAGCGCCGTCAGACGGCGCAGCCGCCACCGGACCGACCCCCACGACTCCGAGAGCCTGGAGGCCCTGGACTCCCAGGCCGGGGACACCCGCACCCGCCCCACCGGGGGGCCCGCCTCCGACCCCGCCCGGTCCAGTGAGGTCAACGCCCAGATCCAGGCGCTGGCCGAGGTGCTGTCCACCATCCGCCCCGAGCTGAGCATCGTCTGGGTGCTCAGAGAGGTCGAGACCATGTCCTACGAGGAGATCGCACAGACCCTGAACATCACCGCCTCCACTGTCCGCGGCAGGCTGGCACGCGCCCGCTCCGCCGTGATCAAGCGGATGAAGGAGTGGACATGACACCCACGGATCCCACCCGCCCCTCCACCCAGCCGGAGCAGGCGCCCGCCAGCGGCGGCGACCAGGAGCAGGCCACCCAGGACTACCACCGGCTCATCGCCTCCATCCACGAGGAGTGGGACGCCCTGGAGTCCCAGTCCGACCTCTCGGTCATGCCCTCCACCCGGGTCATGCAGTCCGTGATGGAGGCAGTGCGCGCCGACGCCCGGCACGGCGCCCAGGTCCAGGCCCCGCCCACCGACCTGGGCCCCTACACCCTGACCGAGCTCTCCCTGCGCACCCTCGTGCGCAGAGCCGTCGACGGTGTTCCCGGGGCCAGGGCCCTGCGCTCCTCCTTCGAGCACGCACCGGCCACCGACGGGCACAAGGGCCTTGGAGCGCCCATCTCAGTCCACTGCCGGATCTCCGCGCACGCCGCCTCCCCGGACCTTCCGGCACTGGCCCAGCAGGTGCGCGACGCCGTGCTGGAGGCCTTCCGCAGCGACCTGGACAGCAGCCCGACCGTCAGCATCCACGTGGAGGACCTGCACGATGACGAGTGAAGACACCGCCGCAGCCCTGGTCAGGACCATCACCGGAGTCCCCGGCGTCCGGGGCATCGAGCCAGGCATCGCCTCGGCCCTGCGCACCCTGGACACCCACCTGCGCGGCCGGGACAGTCACGTGGCCCGCTTCGGCATCGTCATCGACACCGCCGCCCAGCACACCACCATCGAGGTCGGCCTGGACGGCTCGCGGCCCATCAGGCAGGTCGTGCGGGACATCCAGGCCGCCGTCCTGCAGGCCCTCGACCAGGCCGAAGAGCCCGAGGCCAGCAGCAAGGCCGTCAACCCCGCCGCCGGCCACGACACCGGCCACAACACCGGCCAGGGCCACGCGGAGGCCGTCGAGCCTCAGCGCGCGCACCAGCGCGCCCGCCGGCCGGGGCACGACGCCGATACCCGGCCCCGCCCGAGCGTCACCGTGCGCGTGCAGTCCCTGTCGGCCTGAGCATGATCCCTGAGCCCCGGGGCTCAGGGATCATGCCCCGGGACAGGGGGCAGCCGCCGTCGGGCCGACTACCGGTCCCCGCGCGGCGCCGCTGCGCCCGAGACATCGACCTCGGCCAGCGGCACCATCGGCGTCCCCCGGGTCAGCCGGTGGCCCAGCCACACCAGGAAGAAGGCCGGCAGCCCGATATAGGAGGACAGCACCCCCAGCAGCTCGCCGCGGAACACCGCCTCATAGTTCTGCCCCAGGATCACCACCACGCACATGATGAAGGCCACCACCGGCCCCAGCGGGAACAGCGGCGCCCGATAGGGCAGGTCGGCGGGATCATGCCCCTGCAGCACGTAGGCGCGCCGGAAGCGGAAGTGGCACACCGCGATCCCCACCCAGACGATGAAGCCCGAGAGCGCCGAGACGTTGAGCAGCCAGGAGTAGGCCGTGTCCTGGCCCACCACCGCGGTGAGGAACCCGGCCGCGCCCACCAGCGCCGTCGCCCCCAGGGCCCGCACCGGCACCCCGTGGCGGTTGACGTACCCGAACCACTGGGGAGCCTGGCCCTGCAGGGCCATCGAGTGCAGCATGCGGGTGGAGGCGTAGAGCCCCGAGTTCCCGGCACTGAGCACCGCGGTGAGGATGACCGCGTTCATCACCGCGGCCGCCGCGGCGATACCCGCGCGGTCGAAGACCAGGGTGAAGGGCGAGTAGGAGACGTCCTCCGTGCCCGTGCGCAGCAGCCGCGGGTCGTTGTAGGCCACCAGGGTGCCCACCACGGCGATCGCCCCGATGTAGAACAGCATGATCCGCCAGAACACGGTGCGGATCGCACGCGGCACATCGCGGCGCGGATTGCGGGCCTCACCCGCGGCCACCCCCACCAGCTCGGTGCCCTGGAAGGAGAAGCCGGCGATCATGAACACCGAGACCACCGCCAGCGCCCCGCCGTGGAAGGGGGCGTCCCCCACCGTCCAGTTGCTCAGGCCCGCACGGTGGCCCCCCAGGATGCCGGCGATCATCGCCGCCCCGGCGATGAGGAAGACCACCACCGTGACCACCTTGATGGCCGAGAGCCAGAACTCCCCCTCCCCGAAGGCCCGCGCCGACAGGGCATTGAGCCCGGTGAGCACCACCAGGAACAGGCCCGCCCACAC belongs to Actinomyces capricornis and includes:
- a CDS encoding DNA recombination protein RmuC → MTMPASLLALLLLLTAAISAALGYAVALLRSAHHPPGPHSGTAREDAEESTALRVELAAWRARAEELGSRADLAEERAERDGAILRALAPVRTQLEQVGARVETMERRRAAQHAALAEQLRSTALAERELARTTACLEGALRSRSARGLWGEVELARILEASGMMRHVDFSEQRSVGALAHRRGAPRTPDSPRRTESAERSRPDVVVHLPGEGHLALDAKAPMDAYLEAMAVDGAGDADQERRTRLLTAHAKALRSHVDQLAARRYDRALGDSPELVVLFVPAEPVLAAALEADPTLMEHALGRGVALTSPASLLTLLRTCATAWARTAVNDDARELLELGRTLYERLGTVAGHLDTLGSALRRSVTAYNRAVGSMETRLLVTARSLEALSSELQSPSPIDADAAQVRAFSTPELSAAELSAAEPPDPGLPRRPEPAPSAPDAAQATSTAHPPPPQ
- a CDS encoding Asp23/Gls24 family envelope stress response protein, which produces MSNESIPQTGQQREIAKAREDKEQQEATPRGPLQTSHGVTTIDETVVAKIAGMAAREVPGVYDMGNAARRVFNAVTDRIPNAQTNVAGGISIEKGETQTAVDVTVVVEYGVSIVEVGNAIRRNIIQQVESTTGLEVIEVNVNVTDVHLPDEDADTTSTDLK
- a CDS encoding Asp23/Gls24 family envelope stress response protein, giving the protein MSGAQVTGGPHPGLPQQAGPPIEQRGTTTVPARVVARIAEQAALEAPHVGSSAGGLLGVGARRDFHTRPDADCDIYGQVAILRLDVGLTFPTAMASAAQRLRDHVRSRVEDLTGLEVGRIDVEISWLDPSSTARGALR
- a CDS encoding DUF6286 domain-containing protein gives rise to the protein MSNDPRRLTRRPSRSLAAAILAVGLIALGALGAWLAITLLVTGNWPSRAASTMRTTGSTAMGSPSVLMAACILAGLGLIMLMAALWPGRPAHLAILPDDIPGQTVLSRRDLATLIQRRVEQVDGVDTVRVKASRTRADIRVRTLMDDGQLQPAVMRAAQDALEQLRPEQTMRCRVRVRRAN
- a CDS encoding RNA polymerase sigma factor, with product MSRPPETAGSAGAPGPPAPTGPRPADSPVSRGIERHLVLRAQDGDTTAFEQLISRYQGRLFRTAYMILGNRQDSEDAVQEALILAWKRLHLLREPEAFHGWLLRICTNEATSAVRRRSRHRTDPHDSESLEALDSQAGDTRTRPTGGPASDPARSSEVNAQIQALAEVLSTIRPELSIVWVLREVETMSYEEIAQTLNITASTVRGRLARARSAVIKRMKEWT
- a CDS encoding Asp23/Gls24 family envelope stress response protein, encoding MTPTDPTRPSTQPEQAPASGGDQEQATQDYHRLIASIHEEWDALESQSDLSVMPSTRVMQSVMEAVRADARHGAQVQAPPTDLGPYTLTELSLRTLVRRAVDGVPGARALRSSFEHAPATDGHKGLGAPISVHCRISAHAASPDLPALAQQVRDAVLEAFRSDLDSSPTVSIHVEDLHDDE
- a CDS encoding transcriptional regulator; the encoded protein is MTSEDTAAALVRTITGVPGVRGIEPGIASALRTLDTHLRGRDSHVARFGIVIDTAAQHTTIEVGLDGSRPIRQVVRDIQAAVLQALDQAEEPEASSKAVNPAAGHDTGHNTGQGHAEAVEPQRAHQRARRPGHDADTRPRPSVTVRVQSLSA
- a CDS encoding amino acid permease; its protein translation is MVHSDNDETHAAAPGAAGISGPGGPGSGGAPGGPSAATGRESSRESSSESPSESPEDSGLRRTLTNRHMQMIAIGGAIGTGLFVASGATVSQAGPGGAIAAYTAVGLMVLLLMQSLGEMTAHMPVAGSFQTYATRFVSPSFGFAMGWNYWFNWAITVAAELVAAGIIMAYWLPDVPSWVWAGLFLVVLTGLNALSARAFGEGEFWLSAIKVVTVVVFLIAGAAMIAGILGGHRAGLSNWTVGDAPFHGGALAVVSVFMIAGFSFQGTELVGVAAGEARNPRRDVPRAIRTVFWRIMLFYIGAIAVVGTLVAYNDPRLLRTGTEDVSYSPFTLVFDRAGIAAAAAVMNAVILTAVLSAGNSGLYASTRMLHSMALQGQAPQWFGYVNRHGVPVRALGATALVGAAGFLTAVVGQDTAYSWLLNVSALSGFIVWVGIAVCHFRFRRAYVLQGHDPADLPYRAPLFPLGPVVAFIMCVVVILGQNYEAVFRGELLGVLSSYIGLPAFFLVWLGHRLTRGTPMVPLAEVDVSGAAAPRGDR